A region from the Natronoarchaeum mannanilyticum genome encodes:
- the glnA gene encoding type I glutamate--ammonia ligase, which translates to MASESLTSDERDVLARIEEEDVDFLRLQFTDILGTVKNVSVTADQAEKAFTEGIYFDGSSIEGFVRIQESDMRLVPDPSTFAVLPWRNTESGKAARLICDVYDTKTGEPFSGDPRHVLKSVLEEAQEMGYTVNAGPEPEFFVFDKDEDGRATTETHDAGGYFDLAPKDLASDLRREIIYNLEDMDFEVEASHHEVAEGQHEIDFKYDDGLTTADNIATFRSVVRATAEVNDVHATFMPKPIAHINGSGMHTHLSLFTEDGENAFHDADDEFNLSETAKQFLAGILDHAPAVTAVANPTVNSYKRLVPGYEAPVYVAWSDVNRSALIRKPAARVPAASRVELRSPDPSCNPYLALAAMIAAGLDGVKRELDCPDPVRENIYEFDAEKREEYSIETLPPNLGAAIDELEDDEVITSALGEHVAEKFVEAKQAEYDEYKAEVSEWEHDQYLETF; encoded by the coding sequence ATGGCATCCGAAAGCCTCACGTCCGACGAACGGGACGTACTCGCTCGCATCGAAGAGGAGGACGTCGACTTCCTCCGCCTGCAGTTCACCGACATTCTCGGCACTGTGAAGAACGTCTCCGTCACGGCCGACCAGGCCGAGAAGGCGTTCACCGAGGGGATCTACTTCGACGGCTCCTCGATCGAGGGGTTCGTCCGCATCCAGGAATCCGACATGCGTCTAGTGCCCGACCCCTCGACGTTCGCCGTCCTCCCGTGGCGGAACACCGAGAGCGGGAAGGCGGCCCGCCTGATCTGTGACGTCTACGACACGAAGACCGGCGAGCCGTTCAGCGGCGATCCGCGTCACGTGCTCAAGAGCGTCCTCGAGGAGGCCCAGGAGATGGGCTATACGGTCAACGCCGGCCCCGAACCGGAGTTCTTCGTCTTCGACAAGGACGAGGACGGCCGCGCCACCACCGAGACCCACGACGCCGGCGGCTACTTCGATCTGGCGCCCAAGGACCTCGCCTCCGACCTGCGCCGGGAGATCATCTACAACCTCGAGGACATGGACTTCGAGGTCGAGGCCTCCCACCACGAAGTGGCGGAAGGCCAGCACGAGATCGACTTCAAGTACGACGACGGCCTGACGACGGCCGACAACATCGCGACGTTCCGCTCGGTCGTCCGCGCCACGGCTGAAGTCAACGACGTCCACGCGACGTTCATGCCCAAGCCGATCGCCCACATCAACGGCTCGGGGATGCACACGCACCTCTCGCTGTTCACCGAGGACGGCGAGAACGCGTTCCACGACGCCGACGACGAGTTCAACCTCTCCGAGACCGCAAAGCAGTTCCTCGCGGGCATCCTCGACCACGCGCCCGCCGTCACGGCGGTCGCGAATCCGACGGTCAACAGCTACAAGCGCCTGGTGCCGGGCTACGAGGCGCCCGTCTACGTCGCCTGGTCGGACGTGAACCGCTCGGCGCTGATCCGCAAGCCGGCCGCGCGCGTCCCCGCGGCCAGCCGCGTCGAGCTGCGCTCGCCCGACCCGTCGTGCAACCCCTACCTCGCGCTCGCCGCCATGATCGCTGCCGGTCTGGACGGCGTCAAGCGCGAGCTGGACTGCCCCGACCCGGTTCGGGAGAACATCTACGAGTTCGACGCCGAGAAGCGCGAGGAGTACAGCATCGAGACGCTGCCGCCGAACCTCGGCGCCGCGATCGACGAGCTCGAGGACGACGAGGTCATCACGAGCGCGCTCGGCGAGCACGTCGCCGAGAAGTTCGTCGAGGCCAAGCAGGCCGAGTACGACGAGTACAAGGCCGAAGTCTCCGAGTGGGAGCACGACCAGTACCTCGAGACGTTCTGA